A genomic window from Lycium barbarum isolate Lr01 chromosome 4, ASM1917538v2, whole genome shotgun sequence includes:
- the LOC132635765 gene encoding peptidyl-prolyl cis-trans isomerase CYP95 isoform X3 — translation MSKKKPQVFLDVSIDGDPVERMVFELFTDVAPKTAENFRALCTGEKGLSSKTGKPLHYKGTFFHRIVKGSVAQAGDLLRQDGNYGESIYGGKFPDESPKIKHDSQGLLSMAIADRDARGSIFSITFQADHHLDRKCVVFGKLIDGLEVLKKIENVGNEEGKPDVTVKIINCGELPDDKRKLNKLKNGKHKKSSKERRKKRRRYYTSESESSTDSDTESSESDSDSDSDVSSDSELSSSSDDRRRKRKRSKRDRHRRAKRKEKRREKRRKRRDKKSKRKSKRASESLSESESGRENSSEDNGLRRVSEGKHKSMEKKTEGNHSPSLEEGEAFSLHHKKEATDIFEVEEVAFPKENGERQSNNTKVENRSDKAVDRQPDVVDDHPGKSRSISPKRTMSRSMSISPRRSLSRSRSVSPKRSVSRSPSVRSRRSVSRSPSGSESPRRVSQRRSNSMVKSGSGSPARSISRSPVRGKRGGNVSVSPPVKAHSQRRSSRSPSASPRRRLTPSPSPPRTSSRKSLRSKSRTPVRSYRSPSGSPVRPSRRSPSRSPVRSSRRSASRSSGRVPSRLRPSARSPSRSPVRSSRRSVSRSSGRVPSRRSPSRSPVRAPSRNNRRSYSRSPGSVGRRARSPVRGRSSSRSPSVDGSPKRIRRGRGFSERYSYVRRYRSRSPDRSPVRPFRYGHNERDRYSRYRRSPRRYRSPPRGRTPPRYRGRRSRSRSPSRSPVRYRARRYSRSPVQSRSPVGRYHRSPSAERRKSPSRSRSRSESRSSGGSRSPKQASRDKSVSSSASPPGKAGLVSYGDGSPDSG, via the exons ATGAGTAAGAAGAAACCACAGGTGTTCCTTGATGTTTCTATCGATGGTGACCCAGTTGAAAGAATGGTTTTTGAG CTTTTCACTGATGTTGCTCCAAAAACCGCAGAAAACTTTCGTGCACTTTGTACAG GGGAGAAAGGACTCAGCTCTAAGACAGGAAAACCATTGCATTATAAAGGAACCTTCTTCCATCGCATTGTCAAGGGATCTGTGGCTCAG GCTGGTGACTTGCTGAGACAAGATG GGAACTATGGGGAAAGTATCTATGGAGGAAAGTTTCCAG ATGAGTCGCCGAAGATAAAACATGATTCCCAAGGCCTTCTATCTATGGCGATTGCTGATCGTGATGCACGTGGTTCTATATTTTCCATCACCTTTCAGGCTGACCATCATCTTGACAG GAAATGTGTTGTCTTTGGGAAACTTATTGATGGCCTTGAAGTCCTTAAGAAGATtgagaatgtgggaaatgaagaGGGAAAGCCTGATGTAACTGTGAAGATAATCAATTGCGGCGAGCTACCTGATG ATAAGAGAAAGCTAAATAAATTGAAAAATGGGAAGCACAAAAAATCCTCCAAAGAGAGAAGGAAAAAGAGGAGGAGATACTATACATCAGAATCAGAGAGCTCTACAGATAGTGATACCGAGTCTTCTGAGTCTGATAGTGATTCTGACTCAGATGTATCTTCTGATTCTGAACTTAGCTCATCAAGTGATGATAGACGGAGGAAGAGGAAGAGATCTAAAAGAGACAGGCATAGACGTGCTAAAAGAAAGGAGAAGCGACGTGAGAAAAGGCGCAAAAGGCGTGATAAGAAATCAAAACGCAAATCAAAAAG GGCATCAGAGAGTCTTTCAGAAAGTGAGAGTGGACGTGAAAATAGTTCAGAGGATAATGGTTTAAGACGTGTTTCCGAAGGGAAGCACAAAAGTATGGAAAAGAAAACAG AAGGAAATCATTCTCCTTCGCTTGAGGAGGGAGAAGCATTttctcttcatcacaagaaagaGGCAACTGACATTTTTGAAGTAGAGGAGGTAGCATTTCCCAAGGAAAACGGAGAGCGTCAAAGCAATAATACCAAAGTGGAAAATAGATCTGATAAAGCTGTTGATAGGCAGCCTGATGTAGTAGATGATCACCCGGGCAAATCTAG GAGTATAAGTCCCAAAAGGACCATGAGTAGGAGTATGAGCATTAGTCCTCGGAGGAGTTTAAGCAGAAGTCGAAGTGTTAGCCCGAAACGCAGTGTGAGCAGGAGCCCAAGTGTTAGATCCAGACGTAGTGTAAGCAGAAGTCCAAGTGGCAGTGAAAGCCCTCGTCGCGTTTCACAGAGGAGGAGCAACAGCATGGTTAAGAGTGGCAGTGGTAGTCCCGCAAGAAGCATTAGTAGAAGCCCAGTGAGAGGGAAGAGGGGAGGAAATGTCAGCGTGAGTCCTCCAGTGAAAGCTCATTCACAACGAAGGAGCAGCAGAAGTCCCTCAGCATCTCCTAGAAGGCGACTTACCCCGAGTCCAAGTCCACCCAGAACCTCATCAAGGAAATCATTGAGATCAAAAAGTCGAACACCAGTTAGATCTTATAGGAGTCCAAGTGGAAGCCCTGTTAGGCCTTCTCGAAGGAGCCCAAGCAGAAGTCCTGTTAGGTCTTCACGGAGGAGTGCAAGCAGAAGTTCAGGTAGGGTTCCTTCTAGGCTTAGGCCTTCTGCAAGGAGTCCTAGCAGAAGCCCTGTTAGGTCTTCTCGACGGAGTGTAAGCAGAAGTTCAGGTAGGGTTCCTTCTAGACGAAGCCCAAGCCGAAGTCCAGTTAGGGCTCCTAGCAGAAACAATCGACGCAGCTATTCAAGAAGTCCTGGTAGTGTCGGTCGTAGGGCAAGATCTCCTGTACGTGGGAGGAGTTCTTCAAGAAGCCCTTCGGTGGATGGATCTCCCAAGCGCATCAGGAGGGGAAGGGGCTTTAGTGAGCGTTACTCTTACGTCCGTAGATACAGGAGTCGGTCTCCTGATCGGTCCCCTGTTAGGCCATTCCGTTATGGTCATAATGAGCGTGACAG ATATTCGAGATACAGAAGATCACCTCGGCGTTACAGGAGTCCGCCTAGAGGAAGAACGCCGCCCAG ATACAGAGGCAGAAGAAGCCGCAGCCGCAGCCCCTCTCGTAGTCCCGTGCGTTACCGAGCTCGTCGTTATAGTCGAAGCCCCGTACAAAGTCGTTCTCCTGTGGGTAGATACCACAGGTCACCATCAGCTGAGCGGCGTAAATCACCTTCTCGGAGCAGAAGCCGATCAGAGTCAAGATCATCTGGGGGGTCACGATCACCAAAGCAGGCCAGCAGAGATAAGTCAGTATCATCCTCGGCGAGTCCCCCTGGGAAGGCAGGTCTAGTTTCCTATGGAGATGGATCTCCTGATTCGGGATAA
- the LOC132635765 gene encoding peptidyl-prolyl cis-trans isomerase CYP95 isoform X2 codes for MSKKKPQVFLDVSIDGDPVERMVFELFTDVAPKTAENFRALCTGEKGLSSKTGKPLHYKGTFFHRIVKGSVAQAGDLLRQDGNYGESIYGGKFPDESPKIKHDSQGLLSMAIADRDARGSIFSITFQADHHLDRKCVVFGKLIDGLEVLKKIENVGNEEGKPDVTVKIINCGELPDDKRKLNKLKNGKHKKSSKERRKKRRRYYTSESESSTDSDTESSESDSDSDSDVSSDSELSSSSDDRRRKRKRSKRDRHRRAKRKEKRREKRRKRRDKKSKRKSKRASESLSESESGRENSSEDNGLRRVSEGKHKSMEKKTEGNHSPSLEEGEAFSLHHKKEATDIFEVEEVAFPKENGERQSNNTKVENRSDKAVDRQPDVVDDHPGKSRSRSISPKRTMSRSMSISPRRSLSRSRSVSPKRSVSRSPSVRSRRSVSRSPSGSESPRRVSQRRSNSMVKSGSGSPARSISRSPVRGKRGGNVSVSPPVKAHSQRRSSRSPSASPRRRLTPSPSPPRTSSRKSLRSKSRTPVRSYRSPSGSPVRPSRRSPSRSPVRSSRRSASRSSGRVPSRLRPSARSPSRSPVRSSRRSVSRSSGRVPSRRSPSRSPVRAPSRNNRRSYSRSPGSVGRRARSPVRGRSSSRSPSVDGSPKRIRRGRGFSERYSYVRRYRSRSPDRSPVRPFRYGHNERDRYSRYRRSPRRYRSPPRGRTPPRYRGRRSRSRSPSRSPVRYRARRYSRSPVQSRSPVGRYHRSPSAERRKSPSRSRSRSESRSSGGSRSPKQASRDKSVSSSASPPGKAGLVSYGDGSPDSG; via the exons ATGAGTAAGAAGAAACCACAGGTGTTCCTTGATGTTTCTATCGATGGTGACCCAGTTGAAAGAATGGTTTTTGAG CTTTTCACTGATGTTGCTCCAAAAACCGCAGAAAACTTTCGTGCACTTTGTACAG GGGAGAAAGGACTCAGCTCTAAGACAGGAAAACCATTGCATTATAAAGGAACCTTCTTCCATCGCATTGTCAAGGGATCTGTGGCTCAG GCTGGTGACTTGCTGAGACAAGATG GGAACTATGGGGAAAGTATCTATGGAGGAAAGTTTCCAG ATGAGTCGCCGAAGATAAAACATGATTCCCAAGGCCTTCTATCTATGGCGATTGCTGATCGTGATGCACGTGGTTCTATATTTTCCATCACCTTTCAGGCTGACCATCATCTTGACAG GAAATGTGTTGTCTTTGGGAAACTTATTGATGGCCTTGAAGTCCTTAAGAAGATtgagaatgtgggaaatgaagaGGGAAAGCCTGATGTAACTGTGAAGATAATCAATTGCGGCGAGCTACCTGATG ATAAGAGAAAGCTAAATAAATTGAAAAATGGGAAGCACAAAAAATCCTCCAAAGAGAGAAGGAAAAAGAGGAGGAGATACTATACATCAGAATCAGAGAGCTCTACAGATAGTGATACCGAGTCTTCTGAGTCTGATAGTGATTCTGACTCAGATGTATCTTCTGATTCTGAACTTAGCTCATCAAGTGATGATAGACGGAGGAAGAGGAAGAGATCTAAAAGAGACAGGCATAGACGTGCTAAAAGAAAGGAGAAGCGACGTGAGAAAAGGCGCAAAAGGCGTGATAAGAAATCAAAACGCAAATCAAAAAG GGCATCAGAGAGTCTTTCAGAAAGTGAGAGTGGACGTGAAAATAGTTCAGAGGATAATGGTTTAAGACGTGTTTCCGAAGGGAAGCACAAAAGTATGGAAAAGAAAACAG AAGGAAATCATTCTCCTTCGCTTGAGGAGGGAGAAGCATTttctcttcatcacaagaaagaGGCAACTGACATTTTTGAAGTAGAGGAGGTAGCATTTCCCAAGGAAAACGGAGAGCGTCAAAGCAATAATACCAAAGTGGAAAATAGATCTGATAAAGCTGTTGATAGGCAGCCTGATGTAGTAGATGATCACCCGGGCAAATCTAG GAGCAGGAGTATAAGTCCCAAAAGGACCATGAGTAGGAGTATGAGCATTAGTCCTCGGAGGAGTTTAAGCAGAAGTCGAAGTGTTAGCCCGAAACGCAGTGTGAGCAGGAGCCCAAGTGTTAGATCCAGACGTAGTGTAAGCAGAAGTCCAAGTGGCAGTGAAAGCCCTCGTCGCGTTTCACAGAGGAGGAGCAACAGCATGGTTAAGAGTGGCAGTGGTAGTCCCGCAAGAAGCATTAGTAGAAGCCCAGTGAGAGGGAAGAGGGGAGGAAATGTCAGCGTGAGTCCTCCAGTGAAAGCTCATTCACAACGAAGGAGCAGCAGAAGTCCCTCAGCATCTCCTAGAAGGCGACTTACCCCGAGTCCAAGTCCACCCAGAACCTCATCAAGGAAATCATTGAGATCAAAAAGTCGAACACCAGTTAGATCTTATAGGAGTCCAAGTGGAAGCCCTGTTAGGCCTTCTCGAAGGAGCCCAAGCAGAAGTCCTGTTAGGTCTTCACGGAGGAGTGCAAGCAGAAGTTCAGGTAGGGTTCCTTCTAGGCTTAGGCCTTCTGCAAGGAGTCCTAGCAGAAGCCCTGTTAGGTCTTCTCGACGGAGTGTAAGCAGAAGTTCAGGTAGGGTTCCTTCTAGACGAAGCCCAAGCCGAAGTCCAGTTAGGGCTCCTAGCAGAAACAATCGACGCAGCTATTCAAGAAGTCCTGGTAGTGTCGGTCGTAGGGCAAGATCTCCTGTACGTGGGAGGAGTTCTTCAAGAAGCCCTTCGGTGGATGGATCTCCCAAGCGCATCAGGAGGGGAAGGGGCTTTAGTGAGCGTTACTCTTACGTCCGTAGATACAGGAGTCGGTCTCCTGATCGGTCCCCTGTTAGGCCATTCCGTTATGGTCATAATGAGCGTGACAG ATATTCGAGATACAGAAGATCACCTCGGCGTTACAGGAGTCCGCCTAGAGGAAGAACGCCGCCCAG ATACAGAGGCAGAAGAAGCCGCAGCCGCAGCCCCTCTCGTAGTCCCGTGCGTTACCGAGCTCGTCGTTATAGTCGAAGCCCCGTACAAAGTCGTTCTCCTGTGGGTAGATACCACAGGTCACCATCAGCTGAGCGGCGTAAATCACCTTCTCGGAGCAGAAGCCGATCAGAGTCAAGATCATCTGGGGGGTCACGATCACCAAAGCAGGCCAGCAGAGATAAGTCAGTATCATCCTCGGCGAGTCCCCCTGGGAAGGCAGGTCTAGTTTCCTATGGAGATGGATCTCCTGATTCGGGATAA
- the LOC132635765 gene encoding peptidyl-prolyl cis-trans isomerase CYP95 isoform X1 translates to MSKKKPQVFLDVSIDGDPVERMVFELFTDVAPKTAENFRALCTGEKGLSSKTGKPLHYKGTFFHRIVKGSVAQAGDLLRQDGNYGESIYGGKFPDESPKIKHDSQGLLSMAIADRDARGSIFSITFQADHHLDRKCVVFGKLIDGLEVLKKIENVGNEEGKPDVTVKIINCGELPDDKRKLNKLKNGKHKKSSKERRKKRRRYYTSESESSTDSDTESSESDSDSDSDVSSDSELSSSSDDRRRKRKRSKRDRHRRAKRKEKRREKRRKRRDKKSKRKSKRASESLSESESGRENSSEDNGLRRVSEGKHKSMEKKTEGNHSPSLEEGEAFSLHHKKEATDIFEVEEVAFPKENGERQSNNTKVENRSDKAVDRQPDVVDDHPGKSRSQCRSRSISPKRTMSRSMSISPRRSLSRSRSVSPKRSVSRSPSVRSRRSVSRSPSGSESPRRVSQRRSNSMVKSGSGSPARSISRSPVRGKRGGNVSVSPPVKAHSQRRSSRSPSASPRRRLTPSPSPPRTSSRKSLRSKSRTPVRSYRSPSGSPVRPSRRSPSRSPVRSSRRSASRSSGRVPSRLRPSARSPSRSPVRSSRRSVSRSSGRVPSRRSPSRSPVRAPSRNNRRSYSRSPGSVGRRARSPVRGRSSSRSPSVDGSPKRIRRGRGFSERYSYVRRYRSRSPDRSPVRPFRYGHNERDRYSRYRRSPRRYRSPPRGRTPPRYRGRRSRSRSPSRSPVRYRARRYSRSPVQSRSPVGRYHRSPSAERRKSPSRSRSRSESRSSGGSRSPKQASRDKSVSSSASPPGKAGLVSYGDGSPDSG, encoded by the exons ATGAGTAAGAAGAAACCACAGGTGTTCCTTGATGTTTCTATCGATGGTGACCCAGTTGAAAGAATGGTTTTTGAG CTTTTCACTGATGTTGCTCCAAAAACCGCAGAAAACTTTCGTGCACTTTGTACAG GGGAGAAAGGACTCAGCTCTAAGACAGGAAAACCATTGCATTATAAAGGAACCTTCTTCCATCGCATTGTCAAGGGATCTGTGGCTCAG GCTGGTGACTTGCTGAGACAAGATG GGAACTATGGGGAAAGTATCTATGGAGGAAAGTTTCCAG ATGAGTCGCCGAAGATAAAACATGATTCCCAAGGCCTTCTATCTATGGCGATTGCTGATCGTGATGCACGTGGTTCTATATTTTCCATCACCTTTCAGGCTGACCATCATCTTGACAG GAAATGTGTTGTCTTTGGGAAACTTATTGATGGCCTTGAAGTCCTTAAGAAGATtgagaatgtgggaaatgaagaGGGAAAGCCTGATGTAACTGTGAAGATAATCAATTGCGGCGAGCTACCTGATG ATAAGAGAAAGCTAAATAAATTGAAAAATGGGAAGCACAAAAAATCCTCCAAAGAGAGAAGGAAAAAGAGGAGGAGATACTATACATCAGAATCAGAGAGCTCTACAGATAGTGATACCGAGTCTTCTGAGTCTGATAGTGATTCTGACTCAGATGTATCTTCTGATTCTGAACTTAGCTCATCAAGTGATGATAGACGGAGGAAGAGGAAGAGATCTAAAAGAGACAGGCATAGACGTGCTAAAAGAAAGGAGAAGCGACGTGAGAAAAGGCGCAAAAGGCGTGATAAGAAATCAAAACGCAAATCAAAAAG GGCATCAGAGAGTCTTTCAGAAAGTGAGAGTGGACGTGAAAATAGTTCAGAGGATAATGGTTTAAGACGTGTTTCCGAAGGGAAGCACAAAAGTATGGAAAAGAAAACAG AAGGAAATCATTCTCCTTCGCTTGAGGAGGGAGAAGCATTttctcttcatcacaagaaagaGGCAACTGACATTTTTGAAGTAGAGGAGGTAGCATTTCCCAAGGAAAACGGAGAGCGTCAAAGCAATAATACCAAAGTGGAAAATAGATCTGATAAAGCTGTTGATAGGCAGCCTGATGTAGTAGATGATCACCCGGGCAAATCTAG AAGTCAATGCAGGAGCAGGAGTATAAGTCCCAAAAGGACCATGAGTAGGAGTATGAGCATTAGTCCTCGGAGGAGTTTAAGCAGAAGTCGAAGTGTTAGCCCGAAACGCAGTGTGAGCAGGAGCCCAAGTGTTAGATCCAGACGTAGTGTAAGCAGAAGTCCAAGTGGCAGTGAAAGCCCTCGTCGCGTTTCACAGAGGAGGAGCAACAGCATGGTTAAGAGTGGCAGTGGTAGTCCCGCAAGAAGCATTAGTAGAAGCCCAGTGAGAGGGAAGAGGGGAGGAAATGTCAGCGTGAGTCCTCCAGTGAAAGCTCATTCACAACGAAGGAGCAGCAGAAGTCCCTCAGCATCTCCTAGAAGGCGACTTACCCCGAGTCCAAGTCCACCCAGAACCTCATCAAGGAAATCATTGAGATCAAAAAGTCGAACACCAGTTAGATCTTATAGGAGTCCAAGTGGAAGCCCTGTTAGGCCTTCTCGAAGGAGCCCAAGCAGAAGTCCTGTTAGGTCTTCACGGAGGAGTGCAAGCAGAAGTTCAGGTAGGGTTCCTTCTAGGCTTAGGCCTTCTGCAAGGAGTCCTAGCAGAAGCCCTGTTAGGTCTTCTCGACGGAGTGTAAGCAGAAGTTCAGGTAGGGTTCCTTCTAGACGAAGCCCAAGCCGAAGTCCAGTTAGGGCTCCTAGCAGAAACAATCGACGCAGCTATTCAAGAAGTCCTGGTAGTGTCGGTCGTAGGGCAAGATCTCCTGTACGTGGGAGGAGTTCTTCAAGAAGCCCTTCGGTGGATGGATCTCCCAAGCGCATCAGGAGGGGAAGGGGCTTTAGTGAGCGTTACTCTTACGTCCGTAGATACAGGAGTCGGTCTCCTGATCGGTCCCCTGTTAGGCCATTCCGTTATGGTCATAATGAGCGTGACAG ATATTCGAGATACAGAAGATCACCTCGGCGTTACAGGAGTCCGCCTAGAGGAAGAACGCCGCCCAG ATACAGAGGCAGAAGAAGCCGCAGCCGCAGCCCCTCTCGTAGTCCCGTGCGTTACCGAGCTCGTCGTTATAGTCGAAGCCCCGTACAAAGTCGTTCTCCTGTGGGTAGATACCACAGGTCACCATCAGCTGAGCGGCGTAAATCACCTTCTCGGAGCAGAAGCCGATCAGAGTCAAGATCATCTGGGGGGTCACGATCACCAAAGCAGGCCAGCAGAGATAAGTCAGTATCATCCTCGGCGAGTCCCCCTGGGAAGGCAGGTCTAGTTTCCTATGGAGATGGATCTCCTGATTCGGGATAA
- the LOC132635765 gene encoding peptidyl-prolyl cis-trans isomerase CYP95 isoform X4 has product MGTMGKVSMEESFQVGADFDLILRCLGASIYWYWTLFLSDNDESPKIKHDSQGLLSMAIADRDARGSIFSITFQADHHLDRKCVVFGKLIDGLEVLKKIENVGNEEGKPDVTVKIINCGELPDDKRKLNKLKNGKHKKSSKERRKKRRRYYTSESESSTDSDTESSESDSDSDSDVSSDSELSSSSDDRRRKRKRSKRDRHRRAKRKEKRREKRRKRRDKKSKRKSKRASESLSESESGRENSSEDNGLRRVSEGKHKSMEKKTEGNHSPSLEEGEAFSLHHKKEATDIFEVEEVAFPKENGERQSNNTKVENRSDKAVDRQPDVVDDHPGKSRSQCRSRSISPKRTMSRSMSISPRRSLSRSRSVSPKRSVSRSPSVRSRRSVSRSPSGSESPRRVSQRRSNSMVKSGSGSPARSISRSPVRGKRGGNVSVSPPVKAHSQRRSSRSPSASPRRRLTPSPSPPRTSSRKSLRSKSRTPVRSYRSPSGSPVRPSRRSPSRSPVRSSRRSASRSSGRVPSRLRPSARSPSRSPVRSSRRSVSRSSGRVPSRRSPSRSPVRAPSRNNRRSYSRSPGSVGRRARSPVRGRSSSRSPSVDGSPKRIRRGRGFSERYSYVRRYRSRSPDRSPVRPFRYGHNERDRYSRYRRSPRRYRSPPRGRTPPRYRGRRSRSRSPSRSPVRYRARRYSRSPVQSRSPVGRYHRSPSAERRKSPSRSRSRSESRSSGGSRSPKQASRDKSVSSSASPPGKAGLVSYGDGSPDSG; this is encoded by the exons ATG GGAACTATGGGGAAAGTATCTATGGAGGAAAGTTTCCAG GTTGGGGCTGACTTTGATCTAATTCTACGCTGCTTGGGAGCTTCAATCTATTGGTATTGGACATTGTTCCTCTCAGATAATG ATGAGTCGCCGAAGATAAAACATGATTCCCAAGGCCTTCTATCTATGGCGATTGCTGATCGTGATGCACGTGGTTCTATATTTTCCATCACCTTTCAGGCTGACCATCATCTTGACAG GAAATGTGTTGTCTTTGGGAAACTTATTGATGGCCTTGAAGTCCTTAAGAAGATtgagaatgtgggaaatgaagaGGGAAAGCCTGATGTAACTGTGAAGATAATCAATTGCGGCGAGCTACCTGATG ATAAGAGAAAGCTAAATAAATTGAAAAATGGGAAGCACAAAAAATCCTCCAAAGAGAGAAGGAAAAAGAGGAGGAGATACTATACATCAGAATCAGAGAGCTCTACAGATAGTGATACCGAGTCTTCTGAGTCTGATAGTGATTCTGACTCAGATGTATCTTCTGATTCTGAACTTAGCTCATCAAGTGATGATAGACGGAGGAAGAGGAAGAGATCTAAAAGAGACAGGCATAGACGTGCTAAAAGAAAGGAGAAGCGACGTGAGAAAAGGCGCAAAAGGCGTGATAAGAAATCAAAACGCAAATCAAAAAG GGCATCAGAGAGTCTTTCAGAAAGTGAGAGTGGACGTGAAAATAGTTCAGAGGATAATGGTTTAAGACGTGTTTCCGAAGGGAAGCACAAAAGTATGGAAAAGAAAACAG AAGGAAATCATTCTCCTTCGCTTGAGGAGGGAGAAGCATTttctcttcatcacaagaaagaGGCAACTGACATTTTTGAAGTAGAGGAGGTAGCATTTCCCAAGGAAAACGGAGAGCGTCAAAGCAATAATACCAAAGTGGAAAATAGATCTGATAAAGCTGTTGATAGGCAGCCTGATGTAGTAGATGATCACCCGGGCAAATCTAG AAGTCAATGCAGGAGCAGGAGTATAAGTCCCAAAAGGACCATGAGTAGGAGTATGAGCATTAGTCCTCGGAGGAGTTTAAGCAGAAGTCGAAGTGTTAGCCCGAAACGCAGTGTGAGCAGGAGCCCAAGTGTTAGATCCAGACGTAGTGTAAGCAGAAGTCCAAGTGGCAGTGAAAGCCCTCGTCGCGTTTCACAGAGGAGGAGCAACAGCATGGTTAAGAGTGGCAGTGGTAGTCCCGCAAGAAGCATTAGTAGAAGCCCAGTGAGAGGGAAGAGGGGAGGAAATGTCAGCGTGAGTCCTCCAGTGAAAGCTCATTCACAACGAAGGAGCAGCAGAAGTCCCTCAGCATCTCCTAGAAGGCGACTTACCCCGAGTCCAAGTCCACCCAGAACCTCATCAAGGAAATCATTGAGATCAAAAAGTCGAACACCAGTTAGATCTTATAGGAGTCCAAGTGGAAGCCCTGTTAGGCCTTCTCGAAGGAGCCCAAGCAGAAGTCCTGTTAGGTCTTCACGGAGGAGTGCAAGCAGAAGTTCAGGTAGGGTTCCTTCTAGGCTTAGGCCTTCTGCAAGGAGTCCTAGCAGAAGCCCTGTTAGGTCTTCTCGACGGAGTGTAAGCAGAAGTTCAGGTAGGGTTCCTTCTAGACGAAGCCCAAGCCGAAGTCCAGTTAGGGCTCCTAGCAGAAACAATCGACGCAGCTATTCAAGAAGTCCTGGTAGTGTCGGTCGTAGGGCAAGATCTCCTGTACGTGGGAGGAGTTCTTCAAGAAGCCCTTCGGTGGATGGATCTCCCAAGCGCATCAGGAGGGGAAGGGGCTTTAGTGAGCGTTACTCTTACGTCCGTAGATACAGGAGTCGGTCTCCTGATCGGTCCCCTGTTAGGCCATTCCGTTATGGTCATAATGAGCGTGACAG ATATTCGAGATACAGAAGATCACCTCGGCGTTACAGGAGTCCGCCTAGAGGAAGAACGCCGCCCAG ATACAGAGGCAGAAGAAGCCGCAGCCGCAGCCCCTCTCGTAGTCCCGTGCGTTACCGAGCTCGTCGTTATAGTCGAAGCCCCGTACAAAGTCGTTCTCCTGTGGGTAGATACCACAGGTCACCATCAGCTGAGCGGCGTAAATCACCTTCTCGGAGCAGAAGCCGATCAGAGTCAAGATCATCTGGGGGGTCACGATCACCAAAGCAGGCCAGCAGAGATAAGTCAGTATCATCCTCGGCGAGTCCCCCTGGGAAGGCAGGTCTAGTTTCCTATGGAGATGGATCTCCTGATTCGGGATAA